In a genomic window of Campylobacter concisus ATCC 51562:
- the dnaK gene encoding molecular chaperone DnaK, protein MSKVIGIDLGTTNSCVSVFERGESKVIPNKEGKNTTPSVVAFTDKGEILVGDVAKRQAVTNPEKTIYSIKRIMGLMSNEKNAEEAKARLPYHVVDRNGACAVEIAGKVYTPQEISAKILIKLKEDAEAYLGEKVTDAVITVPAYFNDSQRKATKEAGTIAGLNVLRIINEPTAAALAYGLDKKEAEKILVYDLGGGTFDVTVLETGDNIVEVLATGGNAFLGGDDFDNKIIDWLVSEFKNENGIDLKGDIMALQRLKEAAENAKKELSSAQETEINLPFITADATGPKHLVKKLTRAKFEGMIDSLVGETITKINEVTKDAGLNKSDIKEVVMVGGSTRVPLVQEEVKKAFGKELNKSVNPDEVVAIGAAIQGAVIKGDVKDVLLLDVTPLSLGIETLGGVMTKIIEKGTTIPTKKSQVFSTAEDNQSAVTIMVLQGEREFARDNKSLGNFNLEGIPAAPRGVPQIEVEFDIDANGILTVSAKDKATGKAQNITISGSSGLSEEEINNMVKDAELHKEEDKKRKDAVEARNQADALVHQTEKSMSELGEKVPAEDRSNIEAALNDLKEVLKDENSSKEQIDAKVEALSKASHKLAEAMYKKDENAGANGGNNKKDDDVIDAEVE, encoded by the coding sequence ATGTCAAAAGTTATAGGTATAGACTTAGGTACAACAAACTCTTGTGTGAGCGTTTTTGAGCGCGGCGAGAGCAAGGTTATCCCAAACAAAGAGGGCAAAAACACAACTCCATCAGTTGTTGCTTTCACAGACAAGGGTGAAATTCTAGTAGGTGACGTTGCAAAACGTCAAGCAGTTACAAACCCTGAAAAAACGATATATTCTATCAAACGTATCATGGGTTTGATGAGTAATGAAAAAAATGCTGAAGAGGCAAAGGCTCGCTTGCCATATCATGTCGTAGATAGAAACGGTGCTTGCGCGGTTGAGATCGCTGGTAAGGTCTATACTCCGCAAGAAATTTCAGCAAAAATTCTTATCAAACTAAAAGAAGATGCTGAAGCATATCTTGGCGAGAAGGTAACAGATGCGGTTATCACAGTGCCAGCTTACTTTAACGATAGCCAAAGAAAAGCTACAAAAGAGGCTGGAACGATCGCAGGACTAAACGTACTTCGCATCATCAATGAGCCAACAGCTGCAGCACTTGCTTATGGTCTTGATAAAAAAGAGGCTGAGAAAATTTTAGTTTACGACCTAGGTGGTGGTACGTTTGACGTTACAGTGCTAGAAACTGGTGATAATATCGTTGAAGTTTTGGCAACTGGCGGTAACGCATTCTTGGGCGGCGATGACTTTGATAACAAGATAATTGACTGGCTAGTAAGCGAGTTTAAAAATGAAAATGGCATCGATCTAAAAGGCGATATCATGGCACTTCAACGCTTAAAAGAAGCTGCTGAAAATGCTAAAAAAGAGCTAAGCTCAGCTCAAGAGACTGAGATAAATTTACCATTTATCACAGCTGATGCAACTGGTCCAAAACACCTTGTTAAAAAGCTAACTCGTGCTAAATTTGAGGGCATGATCGACTCACTTGTGGGCGAGACTATCACTAAGATAAACGAGGTAACAAAAGACGCTGGTTTAAATAAAAGTGACATCAAAGAGGTCGTAATGGTCGGTGGTTCAACTCGTGTGCCACTAGTTCAAGAAGAGGTTAAAAAGGCATTTGGTAAAGAGCTAAATAAGAGTGTAAACCCTGACGAAGTCGTGGCTATCGGTGCTGCTATCCAAGGCGCTGTTATAAAAGGCGACGTTAAAGATGTGCTACTTCTTGACGTAACTCCACTTAGCCTTGGTATCGAGACACTTGGTGGCGTAATGACTAAGATCATCGAAAAAGGTACAACCATACCAACTAAAAAAAGCCAAGTTTTCTCAACTGCTGAAGATAACCAAAGTGCCGTTACTATCATGGTTTTACAAGGCGAGCGTGAGTTTGCAAGGGATAATAAATCACTTGGTAACTTCAACTTAGAGGGCATCCCAGCAGCTCCAAGAGGTGTTCCTCAAATCGAAGTTGAGTTTGACATTGACGCAAACGGAATTTTAACTGTTTCAGCAAAAGATAAAGCAACTGGCAAAGCCCAAAACATCACCATCTCTGGATCAAGTGGCTTAAGCGAAGAAGAGATAAACAATATGGTAAAAGATGCTGAGCTTCATAAAGAAGAGGACAAAAAACGTAAAGACGCAGTCGAAGCTAGAAACCAGGCTGACGCACTAGTTCATCAAACTGAAAAGAGCATGAGCGAGCTTGGCGAGAAAGTCCCAGCTGAAGATAGAAGTAACATCGAAGCTGCACTAAACGACCTAAAAGAGGTCTTAAAAGATGAAAATTCTTCAAAAGAGCAAATCGATGCAAAAGTAGAAGCTCTAAGCAAGGCCAGCCACAAACTAGCAGAAGCTATGTATAAAAAAGATGAAAACGCTGGTGCAAACGGCGGAAATAACAAAAAAGACGACGACGTCATAGACGCTGAAGTCGAGTAA
- the ppk2 gene encoding polyphosphate kinase 2: MSKDKKHQKSEKLGYEEELRLLQIELLKFQNYVKEKGLRVLMLMEGRDAAGKGGTIKRLTEHLNPRGCRIVALAKPSDVEKTQWYFQRYVTHLPSAGEIVIFDRSWYNRAGVEPVMGFCTQEEHKEFLREVPKFEEMIINSGIIFFKIYLSITKDEQKKRFKERQNDPLKQFKISPVDQKAQELWDQYSIAKYSMLLASHNSISPWVIVSSDNKKEARLNVFKFILSHVEYPKKINDYLEFDKNVVRDGSEEIKRIEEGLNKDKLKSID, encoded by the coding sequence ATGTCAAAAGACAAAAAACACCAAAAAAGTGAGAAACTTGGCTACGAGGAAGAGCTTAGACTGCTTCAAATTGAACTTTTAAAATTTCAAAATTACGTAAAAGAAAAAGGCCTTAGAGTACTTATGTTAATGGAAGGGCGCGACGCAGCCGGTAAAGGAGGAACGATAAAACGCCTAACTGAGCATCTAAATCCAAGAGGTTGCCGTATAGTAGCGCTTGCTAAGCCAAGTGATGTCGAAAAAACGCAGTGGTATTTTCAAAGATATGTGACTCATCTGCCAAGTGCCGGAGAGATCGTGATCTTTGATAGAAGCTGGTACAATAGAGCTGGTGTTGAGCCAGTGATGGGCTTTTGCACGCAAGAAGAGCATAAGGAATTTTTACGTGAAGTGCCAAAATTTGAAGAGATGATCATAAACTCTGGCATAATTTTCTTTAAAATTTATCTATCAATCACAAAAGATGAGCAGAAAAAACGCTTCAAAGAGAGACAAAATGATCCGTTAAAGCAGTTTAAAATTTCACCCGTTGATCAAAAAGCACAAGAACTTTGGGATCAATACTCTATCGCTAAATATTCTATGCTTCTTGCCTCTCACAATAGCATTTCACCATGGGTCATCGTCTCAAGCGATAACAAAAAAGAAGCTAGGCTAAATGTCTTTAAATTTATCCTAAGTCACGTTGAATATCCAAAAAAGATAAATGACTACTTGGAATTTGACAAAAACGTCGTAAGAGACGGAAGTGAAGAGATAAAACGCATAGAAGAAGGGCTAAATAAAGATAAGTTAAAGAGTATCGATTAA
- the dsbD gene encoding protein-disulfide reductase DsbD: MFLKFLFSIILFVGSLFAEVLDVSKAFVLTPSVDSQNVEVKFNFGENIYLYKESFEIKLAGKKINELLNLPSSENTGEYEIYPKDFSIFIPLNLVKENLSNGKAILDINYQGCAKNGICYRPQSRIYEITDQAGKFSIATFKKEQKNDTDSFAEEFSSEQDIANGLGDKNFFISLLTFFGYGLLLSLTPCVFPMIPILSSIIVSKGANLNAKKGFLLSFIYVVAMSLAYALAGVAASLLGFGIAGALQNIYVLGTFAAIFVILSFSMFGFYDIKLPAKFENLISKKSQNSSGYVGIFIMGFASALIVSPCVAAPLAGALLYIAQSGNIFYGGIMLFVMGLGMGVPLLIIGLSSGKFLPKPGSWMDEVKKFFGFLMLIMAVWILARVLGEFFELLGYGIIGVFMAVYFGAFEVAEQSWAKFKKAFFILVFIYSVMLIVGSFLGSKEAFSPLSGLKLAKSDSALKFNSVKNLDELNEIIKNSNKPVLVDFYADWCVSCKEIEKITFKDIDVMNALANFALIRIDVTNGGSQNDEMLRNFGLIDPPALLLFSGGDELKFLRTIGFIDAKNFLAKLEKIK; encoded by the coding sequence ATGTTTTTAAAATTTCTTTTTTCGATTATTTTATTTGTAGGCTCGCTTTTTGCCGAGGTTTTAGATGTTAGCAAAGCCTTTGTTTTAACCCCAAGCGTTGATAGTCAAAATGTTGAAGTGAAGTTTAACTTTGGTGAAAATATCTATCTTTATAAAGAGAGTTTTGAGATTAAGCTAGCTGGCAAAAAGATAAATGAGCTATTAAATTTGCCAAGTAGTGAAAATACGGGAGAATATGAAATTTATCCAAAAGATTTTTCGATTTTTATCCCATTAAATTTAGTAAAAGAAAATCTTTCAAATGGCAAAGCAATACTTGACATTAACTATCAAGGCTGTGCTAAAAACGGCATTTGCTACCGTCCACAAAGCAGAATTTATGAGATAACTGACCAAGCTGGAAAATTTAGCATCGCTACTTTTAAAAAAGAGCAAAAAAACGATACCGATAGCTTTGCTGAAGAATTTTCTAGCGAGCAAGATATTGCAAATGGGCTTGGAGATAAAAATTTCTTTATCTCGCTTCTTACTTTTTTTGGTTATGGTCTCTTGCTTTCACTAACACCTTGCGTCTTTCCGATGATACCGATACTTTCAAGCATAATCGTCTCAAAGGGTGCTAATTTAAATGCAAAAAAAGGCTTTTTACTATCATTTATCTATGTTGTCGCGATGAGCCTAGCTTATGCACTAGCTGGAGTGGCAGCTAGCCTACTTGGCTTTGGCATCGCAGGAGCTTTGCAAAATATCTATGTACTTGGCACTTTTGCGGCCATTTTTGTCATTTTAAGCTTTAGCATGTTTGGATTTTATGATATAAAATTGCCAGCAAAATTTGAAAATTTGATAAGTAAAAAATCGCAAAATAGTTCAGGCTATGTTGGAATTTTTATTATGGGTTTTGCCTCAGCTCTCATCGTATCACCTTGCGTAGCAGCACCATTAGCTGGCGCACTTCTTTATATCGCTCAAAGCGGAAATATCTTTTATGGTGGCATTATGCTTTTTGTCATGGGGCTTGGCATGGGCGTGCCACTACTTATTATCGGGCTAAGCTCTGGAAAGTTCTTGCCAAAACCTGGTAGTTGGATGGATGAAGTGAAAAAATTCTTTGGTTTTTTGATGCTCATCATGGCGGTTTGGATCCTTGCACGTGTACTTGGAGAATTTTTTGAGCTATTAGGATATGGCATTATAGGCGTTTTTATGGCAGTTTATTTTGGGGCATTTGAAGTAGCAGAGCAAAGCTGGGCTAAGTTTAAAAAAGCGTTTTTTATCCTAGTTTTTATATATTCGGTTATGCTAATAGTTGGTTCATTTTTGGGCTCAAAGGAGGCTTTCTCTCCACTTTCTGGACTAAAATTGGCAAAAAGTGATAGTGCATTAAAATTTAATTCCGTTAAAAATTTAGATGAACTAAATGAGATAATAAAAAACTCAAACAAGCCCGTTTTAGTAGATTTTTATGCTGATTGGTGTGTAAGCTGCAAAGAGATAGAAAAGATCACTTTTAAAGATATTGACGTTATGAATGCTTTGGCAAATTTTGCACTTATTCGTATCGATGTAACAAATGGTGGATCACAAAATGATGAGATGCTAAGAAATTTTGGGCTTATTGATCCGCCTGCACTCTTGTTATTTAGTGGCGGAGATGAGCTAAAATTTCTTAGAACTATCGGTTTCATAGATGCTAAAAATTTTCTAGCAAAGCTTGAGAAAATTAAATAA
- the nth gene encoding endonuclease III: MRTKKDILEIKRRLLEEFKDAKSELKFRNLYELLVCVMLSAQCTDKRVNLITPALFEAYKDVYELASANLASLKLMINSCSFFNNKAVNLIKMANSVVELYNGEIPLDEEKLKALAGVGQKTAHVVLLEATNANVMAVDTHVFRVAHRLDLSHAKTPEATEADLSHAFKTDLGKLHQAMVLFGRYTCKAKKPLCHECILNDLCNSKDKII, translated from the coding sequence ATGAGAACAAAAAAAGATATTTTAGAGATAAAAAGAAGACTTTTAGAAGAGTTTAAAGACGCCAAAAGCGAGCTTAAATTTAGAAATTTATATGAACTTCTTGTCTGCGTCATGCTCTCAGCCCAGTGCACCGACAAAAGAGTAAATTTAATAACTCCAGCTTTATTTGAAGCATATAAAGATGTCTATGAGCTAGCTAGCGCAAATTTAGCAAGCCTAAAACTAATGATAAATTCGTGCAGCTTTTTTAATAACAAAGCGGTAAATTTAATCAAAATGGCAAACAGCGTGGTTGAGCTTTATAATGGAGAAATTCCGCTTGATGAAGAGAAGCTAAAAGCGCTTGCTGGAGTTGGACAAAAGACCGCTCATGTCGTGCTTTTAGAAGCTACAAATGCAAATGTTATGGCTGTTGATACACACGTTTTTAGAGTGGCACACAGACTTGATCTTAGTCATGCAAAAACACCAGAAGCTACTGAAGCTGATCTTAGCCACGCCTTTAAAACAGATCTTGGTAAGCTTCATCAAGCCATGGTGCTCTTTGGACGTTACACCTGTAAAGCCAAAAAGCCGCTTTGCCATGAGTGTATATTAAATGATCTTTGCAACAGCAAGGACAAGATTATTTAA
- a CDS encoding peptidylprolyl isomerase, protein MKKFLFPAVLSLAAAVTLNAAVVATVDGDAISDSDISSLLSAAMPGFDASKLQPNEKKRIIDDLINRKLLLKDAKSSGIEKDVEYIKAVKAAQEGIAVELYMRKLFDGIKVSDNELKDFYNKNKASMNQPAQARARHILVEDEKTANDIIAQLKNLKGEALTKKFAELASQKSIDKGSAAHGGELGWFGQSQMVKPFADAAFSMANGTVSTKPVKTQFGYHVILKEDGKAAGTVSFEQAKAEIEQAVKMEKFQAAVRQKSEALRQKAKIEYK, encoded by the coding sequence ATGAAAAAATTTTTGTTTCCAGCAGTTTTAAGTTTAGCGGCAGCTGTTACTCTAAATGCAGCAGTAGTTGCAACAGTTGATGGTGATGCTATAAGCGATAGCGATATTTCAAGCCTTTTATCAGCAGCCATGCCAGGATTTGATGCTAGCAAGCTTCAACCAAATGAGAAAAAACGTATTATCGACGATCTAATAAATAGAAAACTTCTTTTAAAAGATGCTAAGTCAAGCGGTATCGAAAAAGATGTAGAGTACATCAAAGCTGTAAAAGCAGCGCAAGAAGGTATCGCGGTTGAGCTTTATATGAGAAAGCTTTTTGATGGCATAAAAGTAAGTGATAACGAACTAAAAGATTTTTACAATAAAAACAAAGCTAGCATGAACCAACCAGCTCAAGCAAGAGCAAGACATATCTTAGTTGAAGATGAAAAAACAGCAAACGACATCATCGCTCAACTTAAAAATTTAAAAGGCGAGGCGCTAACTAAGAAATTTGCAGAGCTAGCAAGCCAAAAATCAATCGACAAAGGCTCAGCAGCACACGGTGGCGAGCTTGGCTGGTTTGGTCAAAGCCAAATGGTAAAACCTTTTGCAGACGCAGCATTTTCAATGGCTAATGGCACAGTTTCAACTAAGCCAGTTAAAACTCAGTTTGGCTACCATGTTATCTTAAAAGAAGATGGCAAAGCTGCTGGCACTGTAAGCTTTGAGCAAGCAAAAGCAGAGATCGAGCAAGCTGTAAAAATGGAGAAATTCCAAGCTGCTGTTAGACAAAAAAGTGAAGCTCTACGCCAAAAAGCGAAGATAGAATATAAGTAA
- the fbaA gene encoding class II fructose-bisphosphate aldolase codes for MGVLDIVKPGVLSGDDVTKLYAYAKEQGFAIPAVNVVGSDSVNAVLEAAKVANSPVIVQFSNGGAGFYAGKACENAAVLGAIAGAKHVHLLAQAYGVPVILHTDHAARKLLPWIDELVKASHEYKKTHGVPLFSSHMLDLSEENINENLSTCEKYLKELSELGISLEIELGVTGGEEDGVDNTSVDNALLYTQPEDVALAYERLSKISDKFSIAASFGNVHGVYKPGNVVLRPEILKNSQAYVAKKFNTKSDKPVNFVFHGGSGSELKDIKNAVSYGVIKMNIDTDTQWAFWDGVREYEAKNRAYLQGQIGNPEGDDKPNKKYYDPRKWLRSGEESMVKRLQTAFSDLNCLNRN; via the coding sequence ATGGGCGTTTTAGATATCGTAAAACCTGGTGTTTTAAGCGGAGATGATGTAACAAAACTTTATGCTTATGCCAAAGAGCAAGGTTTTGCAATACCTGCTGTAAATGTCGTAGGCAGCGACTCAGTAAATGCTGTTTTAGAAGCGGCAAAGGTTGCTAACTCGCCTGTTATCGTTCAGTTTAGTAATGGCGGTGCAGGTTTTTACGCTGGTAAAGCCTGCGAAAACGCAGCCGTTCTTGGTGCGATCGCTGGAGCAAAGCACGTTCATTTACTTGCCCAGGCTTATGGCGTGCCAGTCATTTTACACACTGACCACGCTGCTAGAAAGCTCTTACCTTGGATAGATGAGTTAGTAAAAGCAAGCCATGAGTATAAAAAAACTCACGGCGTGCCACTTTTTAGCTCTCACATGCTTGATCTTAGCGAAGAGAATATCAACGAAAATTTAAGCACGTGCGAGAAGTATCTAAAAGAGCTTAGCGAGCTTGGCATCAGCCTTGAGATCGAGCTAGGCGTCACTGGTGGCGAAGAAGATGGCGTGGATAATACAAGCGTTGATAATGCGCTTCTTTACACTCAGCCAGAAGATGTCGCACTTGCTTATGAAAGACTAAGCAAAATAAGCGATAAATTTAGTATCGCAGCTAGTTTTGGCAACGTTCATGGTGTCTATAAACCGGGCAATGTCGTGCTAAGACCAGAAATTCTTAAAAACTCACAAGCCTATGTCGCTAAGAAATTTAACACAAAAAGCGACAAGCCAGTAAATTTTGTATTTCACGGCGGAAGTGGCAGCGAGCTAAAAGATATCAAAAATGCTGTTAGCTACGGCGTTATCAAGATGAACATTGACACCGATACGCAGTGGGCTTTCTGGGACGGCGTGCGTGAGTATGAGGCCAAAAATAGAGCATACTTACAAGGTCAGATCGGCAACCCAGAGGGCGATGATAAGCCAAATAAAAAATACTACGATCCAAGGAAATGGCTAAGAAGTGGCGAGGAGAGCATGGTTAAGCGTCTTCAGACTGCTTTTAGCGACTTAAACTGCCTAAATAGGAACTAA
- a CDS encoding MotA/TolQ/ExbB proton channel family protein — MQNQNDFSELSVPKERQAHSFFVFFKVIFIPLAIYILAILAYLGVINFQMKLHTIVMMGVILFVAFIFSRHSALVAYSNFLANAKDYKIRLKEFIIAHLFEISGVKKANAKFEDFFESYTRNFRNDNLANIGQAVFPMLGILGTFISIAISMPEFSSNTTDGLEKEIAILLNGVSTAFYVSIYGIFLALWWMFFEKIGVSKFEKFYSEQKELSREFFWQENELNANFMKASVSYFKDSNDAFKMALDDKFLRNLNDQVNEKFDKLKELCEIEKNIINQSKAELSASLKMLNESGLKQDEFVKIHSDILKAVSAFSNAFKDMEVKILTEHAKLGEIFSRNLNTTKESQLKFEQTIKSFDAILKEFSLSLMKEQNDALKAFRASLVESATIFKAAYEQEGRSLEREKERESLIAELKKNIDEIDKEANSVIEKIENLVQ; from the coding sequence ATGCAAAATCAAAATGATTTTAGTGAGCTAAGCGTGCCAAAAGAGCGCCAAGCTCACTCTTTCTTTGTCTTTTTTAAAGTTATCTTTATCCCTTTAGCTATCTACATCTTGGCGATACTAGCGTATCTTGGCGTTATAAATTTTCAGATGAAGCTTCACACCATCGTGATGATGGGCGTTATACTCTTTGTCGCTTTTATATTTTCACGTCACAGTGCTTTGGTAGCTTACTCAAATTTCTTGGCAAATGCCAAAGACTACAAGATAAGGCTAAAAGAATTTATCATCGCTCATCTTTTTGAAATTTCAGGCGTCAAAAAGGCAAACGCTAAATTTGAAGATTTTTTCGAGAGTTATACAAGAAATTTTAGAAATGACAACCTAGCAAACATCGGCCAAGCAGTCTTTCCTATGCTTGGAATTTTGGGTACATTTATCAGCATCGCCATCTCTATGCCAGAGTTTAGCTCTAATACTACAGATGGTCTTGAAAAAGAGATCGCTATACTACTAAATGGCGTATCTACGGCGTTTTATGTATCGATCTATGGTATTTTTTTAGCGCTTTGGTGGATGTTTTTTGAAAAGATCGGCGTTAGTAAATTTGAGAAATTTTACAGCGAGCAAAAAGAGCTTAGCCGTGAGTTTTTCTGGCAGGAAAATGAACTAAATGCAAATTTCATGAAAGCAAGTGTTAGCTACTTTAAAGATAGTAATGATGCTTTTAAAATGGCGCTTGACGATAAATTTTTAAGAAATTTAAACGATCAGGTAAATGAAAAATTTGACAAACTAAAAGAGCTTTGTGAAATAGAGAAAAATATCATAAATCAAAGCAAGGCAGAGCTTAGCGCAAGTTTAAAAATGCTAAATGAATCTGGGCTAAAACAAGATGAATTTGTAAAGATTCACTCCGACATACTAAAGGCAGTTAGTGCGTTTTCTAATGCCTTTAAAGATATGGAGGTTAAAATTTTAACCGAGCATGCAAAGCTTGGCGAAATTTTTAGCAGAAATTTAAACACTACAAAAGAGAGCCAGCTAAAATTTGAGCAGACTATCAAGAGTTTTGATGCCATTTTGAAAGAATTTTCTCTCTCTTTGATGAAAGAGCAAAACGACGCACTAAAGGCATTTAGAGCCTCGCTTGTTGAGAGTGCTACGATATTTAAAGCCGCATATGAGCAAGAGGGCAGGAGCTTGGAGCGTGAGAAAGAACGCGAGAGCTTGATCGCTGAGCTTAAGAAAAACATAGACGAGATCGATAAAGAAGCAAATTCTGTAATAGAAAAAATCGAAAATCTAGTGCAATGA
- a CDS encoding OmpA family protein, with amino-acid sequence MKINKNNEDQSSFWVSYADLMAGLLFVFMLLIGAVVVKYVLTQNTLENKEQAIITALANLKDVQGKNFTLEELNEALKSELSKISDENINLKKSNEIFVIQIDALKEKLAQLIEQNKDANASIKELNASIFDLNQKMIVLNDEISSKDRALSDANESSEKNLAKIAFLLEQVSQREARYDELLRDLNVTRDRVKNLTGIRVKVISALKDRLGSSIEIDPNSGALKLSSSVLFDKGSAVLKEEVKEELKATLGKYFDVLLNDKDIASNIDQIIIEGFTDSDGSYIYNLELSQKRAYAVMEFINSFSGDTRLRKLLVASGRSYNELVFKDGAEDKDASRRIEIKFSLSNKEAINEIEKFLEFKGD; translated from the coding sequence ATGAAAATAAACAAAAATAACGAAGATCAATCGAGCTTTTGGGTTTCGTACGCAGACTTGATGGCGGGTCTGCTCTTTGTTTTTATGCTGCTAATCGGCGCTGTCGTCGTAAAATACGTCCTAACTCAAAACACTCTTGAAAATAAAGAGCAAGCCATCATCACAGCTTTAGCAAATTTAAAAGATGTCCAGGGCAAGAATTTTACCCTTGAAGAGCTAAATGAAGCCCTAAAAAGTGAGCTTTCAAAGATAAGTGACGAAAACATAAATTTAAAAAAGTCAAATGAAATTTTTGTCATCCAAATAGATGCCCTAAAAGAAAAACTGGCCCAGCTTATAGAGCAAAACAAGGATGCAAATGCGAGCATAAAAGAGCTAAACGCTAGCATTTTTGATCTAAATCAAAAGATGATCGTGCTAAATGATGAAATTTCATCAAAAGATAGAGCGCTTAGTGACGCAAACGAAAGCAGTGAGAAAAATTTAGCCAAGATCGCCTTTTTGCTTGAGCAAGTGAGCCAAAGAGAGGCTAGATATGACGAGCTTTTAAGGGACTTAAACGTCACTCGTGACAGAGTGAAAAATTTAACCGGTATCAGAGTAAAAGTGATTTCAGCCTTAAAAGATAGATTGGGATCAAGTATTGAGATCGATCCAAACTCAGGCGCGCTAAAGCTTAGCTCCTCAGTACTTTTTGATAAAGGAAGTGCGGTCTTAAAAGAAGAGGTAAAAGAGGAGCTAAAGGCGACACTTGGTAAGTATTTTGACGTGCTTTTAAATGATAAGGATATCGCGTCAAATATTGATCAAATCATAATCGAAGGTTTTACAGATAGCGACGGAAGCTATATTTATAACCTAGAGCTTTCACAAAAAAGAGCTTATGCGGTGATGGAATTTATAAATTCATTTAGTGGTGATACTCGCCTTAGAAAGCTACTTGTCGCAAGCGGGCGAAGCTACAACGAGCTAGTTTTTAAAGACGGAGCCGAGGACAAGGACGCTTCAAGGCGTATCGAGATCAAATTTTCACTCTCAAACAAAGAGGCTATCAACGAGATAGAGAAATTTTTGGAGTTTAAGGGTGATTGA
- a CDS encoding pyridoxal-phosphate dependent enzyme: MIDKICLRGREFWLLRDDLLGEFNGNKARKLEYFLNADLSAIKAIVSHGSSQSNAMYSLSLFAKLKGLKFYYVVSHLSSNLEQDPVGNFKFALENGMEIFVKEQREKFAKELAKSQNALFINEGVAQSEAEFGFITQANEINEWSKKSGIRPDIFLPSGTGTSACYLAKHTDLRVFTAPCVGDSDYLKKQIYELDKDSKVQILNPPKKYHFGNLYQELYEIWLEACKSGVEFDLVYDPVGFITLFANLDKLGAEILYIHQGGILGNITQRQRYERKLKLKEHK; this comes from the coding sequence GTGATTGATAAAATTTGCTTAAGAGGGCGAGAATTTTGGCTTTTAAGAGATGATCTGCTAGGCGAGTTTAACGGCAATAAAGCAAGAAAGCTAGAGTATTTTTTAAACGCTGATCTTAGCGCCATCAAAGCCATCGTATCTCACGGCTCAAGCCAGTCAAATGCGATGTATAGCCTAAGCCTTTTTGCTAAGCTAAAAGGGCTTAAATTTTACTACGTCGTCTCTCATCTAAGCTCAAATTTAGAGCAAGATCCGGTTGGAAATTTCAAATTTGCACTTGAAAATGGTATGGAAATTTTTGTAAAAGAGCAGCGTGAGAAATTTGCTAAGGAACTAGCAAAGAGCCAAAACGCGCTTTTTATAAACGAGGGCGTAGCGCAAAGTGAAGCCGAGTTTGGCTTTATCACACAAGCAAATGAGATAAATGAGTGGAGCAAAAAAAGTGGCATAAGGCCTGATATCTTCTTGCCCTCAGGCACTGGCACAAGCGCATGCTACCTAGCAAAACATACCGATCTTAGAGTTTTTACAGCCCCTTGCGTGGGGGACAGTGACTATCTAAAAAAGCAAATTTATGAGCTAGATAAAGATAGCAAAGTGCAAATTTTAAATCCGCCAAAGAAGTATCATTTTGGGAATTTATACCAAGAGCTTTATGAAATTTGGCTAGAGGCTTGCAAAAGTGGCGTGGAATTTGACCTAGTGTATGACCCTGTTGGCTTTATCACGCTTTTTGCAAATTTAGATAAGCTTGGAGCTGAAATTTTATATATCCACCAGGGCGGAATTTTAGGTAACATTACACAAAGACAAAGATACGAGAGAAAATTAAAATTAAAGGAGCATAAATGA